The proteins below come from a single Eubacterium limosum genomic window:
- a CDS encoding NADP-dependent glyceraldehyde-3-phosphate dehydrogenase: protein MFFDRIFDINDKEERVYKRYLNGEWLGGSDEGQTLAIKSPIDGSLVGRILAMSREEVDEAIASTKDSLQAWAEMPIYERAEIFYAAADLFEKHLDEMAEVLVREVAKDLASARSEVERTADFLRYTADVGKSMAGEAISGDNFPGGTRNKISYVTRVPLGTVLAISPFNYPVNLAMSKIAPALIGGNTVILKPATQGAISSLHLVEILNRAGLPTGVLNTVTGRGSEIGDYVVTHKGINFINFTGSTEVGRHISKISEMVPLLLELGGKDAAVVLPDADLDFAANNIVSGAFSYSGQRCTAVKRILVQEEVADALAEKLKARVEKLNVGDPWKNAAVVPLIDDKSADFVQGLVDDALNKGAELLTGNKREKNLFYPTLLDHVTKDMEIAWEEPFGPVLPIIRIKSVEEAIEIANASEYGLQSSVFTNNINQAFYIANHLEVGTVQINNKTERGPDHFPFLGVKASGMGTQGVKYSIEAMTRPKAMVVNIQKID, encoded by the coding sequence ATGTTTTTTGACAGAATTTTTGATATAAATGATAAGGAAGAACGCGTTTATAAGCGCTACCTGAATGGAGAATGGTTAGGCGGAAGTGATGAGGGGCAGACCCTTGCCATTAAATCGCCAATCGACGGCTCTCTGGTGGGCCGGATACTGGCCATGAGCAGAGAAGAGGTGGATGAGGCCATTGCCAGCACAAAGGACAGCCTTCAGGCATGGGCCGAAATGCCCATCTATGAACGGGCAGAAATTTTCTATGCTGCCGCGGATCTTTTTGAAAAACATCTGGACGAGATGGCAGAGGTTCTGGTGCGGGAGGTCGCAAAGGATCTGGCCTCAGCCCGCTCCGAGGTCGAGCGCACCGCGGACTTTTTAAGATATACCGCCGACGTGGGAAAGAGTATGGCCGGCGAAGCCATCAGCGGCGATAATTTTCCAGGCGGCACCCGCAACAAAATATCCTATGTGACCAGAGTTCCCCTTGGCACGGTTCTGGCCATCTCACCCTTTAACTATCCGGTAAATCTGGCCATGTCTAAAATCGCCCCGGCACTCATCGGCGGCAACACCGTGATTTTAAAACCAGCGACCCAGGGAGCCATCAGCTCGCTGCATTTGGTGGAAATCCTCAATCGGGCTGGCTTGCCAACCGGCGTGCTGAATACCGTAACCGGCCGGGGAAGTGAAATCGGCGATTATGTGGTCACGCACAAGGGCATTAACTTTATCAACTTTACGGGAAGCACCGAGGTGGGACGCCATATCTCAAAAATATCCGAGATGGTGCCATTGCTCCTGGAGCTGGGCGGCAAGGACGCCGCCGTGGTCTTACCCGACGCAGACCTGGATTTTGCGGCCAATAATATTGTGTCCGGTGCCTTTTCCTACTCAGGACAGCGCTGTACCGCAGTTAAGCGGATCCTCGTACAGGAGGAAGTGGCAGACGCTCTGGCTGAAAAACTGAAAGCCCGTGTCGAAAAACTGAACGTCGGTGACCCCTGGAAAAACGCTGCAGTGGTTCCGCTTATCGACGACAAGTCAGCAGATTTTGTCCAGGGGCTGGTGGATGACGCGCTGAACAAGGGGGCGGAACTCCTGACAGGGAATAAACGCGAGAAAAACCTGTTTTATCCAACGCTTTTGGACCATGTGACCAAAGATATGGAAATTGCATGGGAAGAGCCCTTTGGCCCTGTTTTGCCCATTATTCGGATAAAAAGCGTGGAGGAAGCCATCGAGATCGCCAACGCCTCAGAATACGGCCTTCAGTCCTCTGTTTTTACCAATAATATCAACCAGGCTTTCTACATTGCCAACCACCTGGAGGTGGGGACCGTACAGATCAATAATAAGACCGAGCGCGGCCCCGACCATTTCCCGTTTTTAGGTGTAAAAGCCTCAGGCATGGGCACCCAGGGGGTAAAATATTCCATCGAAGCCATGACCCGGCCAAAGGCCATGGTAGTCAATATCCAGAAGATTGATTAA
- a CDS encoding aminotransferase class III-fold pyridoxal phosphate-dependent enzyme produces the protein MSKNETKKMFNEELTDSFDGIVDISKGSLQTLTDTDENMYLSFYTDSLLWSCGYNNPTINRDINAMVKDYQRENKPVDLEALLHDLDAQLKPHLPKKLAVTYFNSENPYPRLLKALSSKRGKTEFLCLEKLPGVFPEEFADQIYSFEELIADDPKVNIDGIKNTVFPELKTIRVILKKHRSALAGCIINPIVTSDASIAKKDLLEPILDLLAKFNIPIIWDDSTAGFYRTGPIFSYKLYDVQPDVLIYNGSLYNHRTVHFVSMTKRINKLFAIQESRVVLEDVPNYIMLKVVLGFMESSNLSKKIQALGTRFQGKLRALEANCGRKFSIKGKGLILFIDFKKEAVAGSFVQFMKEKGILVKKFAAVPQFVMIYPPLILTEKNIDEIVENFKRFFNQPA, from the coding sequence ATGAGTAAAAACGAAACCAAAAAAATGTTTAATGAGGAATTGACGGATTCCTTCGACGGGATTGTTGATATTTCCAAGGGAAGCCTTCAAACTCTGACCGACACCGATGAAAATATGTACCTCAGCTTTTATACGGACAGTCTGCTGTGGAGCTGCGGTTATAATAACCCCACCATTAACCGGGATATCAACGCCATGGTTAAGGATTATCAAAGGGAAAATAAGCCTGTGGATCTGGAGGCGCTCCTGCATGACCTGGACGCGCAGCTCAAGCCGCATTTACCTAAAAAGCTGGCTGTAACCTATTTTAACTCTGAAAACCCCTACCCACGTCTGCTCAAGGCTCTGTCCTCCAAGCGCGGCAAGACGGAATTTCTCTGCCTTGAAAAGCTCCCAGGTGTTTTCCCCGAGGAATTTGCCGACCAGATTTATTCATTCGAGGAGCTCATCGCCGATGATCCAAAGGTCAACATTGACGGCATCAAAAATACGGTTTTTCCTGAGCTCAAAACCATACGTGTCATTCTCAAAAAGCACCGGAGCGCTTTGGCGGGCTGTATCATCAACCCCATTGTCACAAGTGACGCCTCCATCGCGAAAAAAGACCTGCTGGAGCCGATCCTGGACCTGCTCGCCAAGTTTAACATCCCCATTATCTGGGATGATTCTACAGCCGGTTTTTACCGGACCGGGCCGATTTTTTCCTATAAGCTCTATGACGTCCAGCCCGATGTCCTCATTTACAACGGCAGCCTGTACAACCACCGCACCGTACACTTTGTGTCCATGACAAAGCGGATCAACAAGCTTTTCGCCATTCAGGAATCCAGGGTTGTTCTGGAGGACGTGCCCAACTATATCATGCTGAAGGTTGTCCTCGGCTTCATGGAATCCTCAAACCTGTCTAAAAAAATTCAGGCGCTGGGTACTCGGTTCCAGGGTAAGCTGCGGGCCCTTGAGGCCAACTGCGGCCGAAAATTCAGCATTAAGGGAAAAGGCCTGATTTTGTTCATTGATTTTAAAAAGGAAGCGGTCGCAGGCAGCTTTGTGCAGTTTATGAAGGAAAAGGGTATTCTTGTAAAAAAATTCGCGGCGGTTCCACAATTTGTGATGATCTACCCGCCGCTCATCCTCACTGAAAAAAATATTGATGAGATTGTCGAAAACTTCAAACGCTTTTTCAACCAGCCCGCATAA
- a CDS encoding DUF1858 domain-containing protein produces the protein MDRVTKDMGILEAVEKYPDSVPVFQAYGMHCFGCMAARFENIEQGCLAHGIDPEAMVRSINDALNAVDATK, from the coding sequence ATGGATAGAGTAACAAAAGATATGGGCATCTTAGAAGCCGTTGAAAAATATCCTGATTCTGTGCCGGTTTTCCAGGCATATGGAATGCACTGCTTTGGCTGTATGGCTGCCCGCTTTGAAAATATTGAACAGGGATGTCTTGCCCACGGCATTGATCCGGAAGCAATGGTCCGTTCCATTAACGATGCGTTAAACGCTGTTGATGCAACCAAATAA
- a CDS encoding HPr family phosphocarrier protein, whose product MITDKVVVQNRAGLHAKPASLFVQTANKFKSEIYISKGSTRVNAKSIMGVMILAVQKGDEIVIEASGDDEKLAVEKLIELINNKFGLPDES is encoded by the coding sequence GTGATAACCGACAAAGTAGTGGTACAAAACCGTGCTGGACTCCATGCAAAACCAGCATCTTTGTTTGTACAAACGGCCAATAAGTTCAAGAGCGAAATTTACATCAGTAAAGGCTCAACACGTGTAAACGCTAAAAGCATTATGGGTGTAATGATTTTAGCTGTTCAAAAGGGCGATGAGATCGTAATTGAAGCCTCGGGCGATGATGAAAAGCTCGCGGTCGAAAAGTTAATAGAACTCATTAATAATAAATTCGGTCTGCCCGATGAATCTTAA
- the cobS gene encoding adenosylcobinamide-GDP ribazoletransferase, with translation MRKILIAISFFTRFPIKLKDVSEEEFYDSMIFMPLVGLLVGAILFAVSWALSYIHVIQLQALFTMIVYIWITGGLHLDGFADTVDALFSARDHAKMMEIMKDSRLGSFGAIGLILLFLTIWSCYTVILPENLLILILMPVIGRYCAIQTCCFSTYAEGGGGLGRRIVEMTKPWHVLLYLVLILPFAWFAIGPVAFWAALGTIVINLGLMLYLQHKIGGITGDTIGLTIELTQTIFLVVLAVIQANWMLLAA, from the coding sequence ATGCGCAAAATACTGATCGCCATTTCCTTCTTTACCCGCTTTCCCATAAAGCTGAAGGATGTGAGCGAGGAAGAATTTTATGATTCAATGATTTTTATGCCGCTCGTAGGTCTTCTGGTTGGGGCGATCCTGTTCGCGGTCTCCTGGGCACTATCCTATATTCATGTCATCCAGCTCCAGGCCCTCTTTACCATGATTGTCTATATCTGGATTACCGGCGGCCTGCATCTCGATGGCTTTGCCGATACAGTGGACGCCCTGTTCTCGGCCAGGGATCACGCGAAAATGATGGAGATTATGAAGGACAGCCGCCTGGGTTCCTTTGGGGCCATCGGCCTGATCCTGCTGTTTCTGACCATCTGGTCCTGCTATACAGTCATCCTGCCCGAAAACCTGTTGATTCTGATCCTTATGCCAGTTATCGGCCGATACTGCGCCATACAGACCTGCTGCTTCTCAACCTACGCCGAGGGCGGCGGCGGACTGGGGCGCCGGATTGTCGAGATGACCAAGCCCTGGCATGTGCTGCTCTATCTGGTGCTGATCCTGCCCTTTGCCTGGTTTGCCATTGGGCCGGTGGCTTTTTGGGCCGCACTGGGAACTATAGTCATCAATTTAGGGCTCATGCTCTATCTACAGCATAAAATCGGGGGCATTACCGGCGATACCATCGGCCTGACCATTGAACTGACCCAGACGATTTTTCTGGTGGTGCTGGCAGTTATTCAGGCGAATTGGATGCTTCTGGCAGCGTGA
- a CDS encoding YgiQ family radical SAM protein — MKNQCLPTNRQEMRDRGWAEIDFALVTGDGYVDHPSFGAAVISRVLESHGYRVGIIAQPDWHSTGDFEVFGRPRLGFMVTAGNLDSMVSHYTVNKKRRKKDVYTPGGAAGRRPDRATIVYCGKIREAYKDIPLIIGGIEASLRRFAHYDYWQNKVRRSILFDSRADLLVYGMGEKAIVEIADSLNAGIPVSELNYIKGTACIIKEMLSDCVELPGCEAVTADKKAYAEAAKVIHGSNDPFNPRPFIQATGNRYLCQNPPQMPLTEAEMDEIYGLPYTFRQCESSLGDGAIPGIEEIKFSITANRGCFGNCHFCALAIHQGRYIQKRSKASIVAEAKRMIKDPDFKGYIHDIGGPTANFRNPACEKQKTKGVCPHRECLFPKPCENLDTDESEYLEVLRAVRQLPGVKKVFVRSGIRYDFLLKDKNKSFFKELVKYHVSGQLRVAPEHVAGSVLRSMGKPDFSVYERFHREFVQYDKQFKTNQFVVPYFITGHPGCTLSDAITLSEYIRDHGAVPEQVQDFYPTPGSIATAMYYTGYNPFTMESMHIPKDREKLMQRALIQYNRPENYKLVHEALIKAGRRDLIGSHKEALIPEKPRGAKMAGGKAPEKKPGTKGKNKRKNGGKNGNGKKTNRIN; from the coding sequence ATGAAAAACCAATGCTTACCAACCAATCGGCAGGAAATGCGTGACCGCGGCTGGGCAGAGATTGACTTTGCCCTGGTTACGGGGGACGGCTATGTGGATCACCCCTCCTTTGGGGCGGCGGTGATCTCCCGGGTTTTGGAAAGCCATGGCTACCGGGTGGGCATTATCGCCCAGCCCGACTGGCACAGCACCGGGGATTTCGAGGTCTTTGGCCGCCCGCGCCTGGGGTTTATGGTGACAGCCGGGAACCTCGATTCCATGGTCAGCCACTATACTGTCAATAAAAAGAGGCGGAAAAAAGATGTGTATACGCCGGGAGGCGCTGCCGGCCGGCGGCCAGACCGGGCCACCATTGTCTACTGCGGTAAAATACGCGAAGCCTACAAGGATATTCCGCTGATTATCGGCGGGATCGAAGCCAGCCTGCGGCGTTTTGCCCATTATGACTACTGGCAGAATAAGGTGCGGCGCTCGATACTGTTTGACAGCCGGGCCGATCTTCTGGTCTATGGCATGGGCGAAAAAGCCATTGTCGAGATTGCGGACAGCCTTAATGCCGGCATTCCGGTATCCGAATTAAACTACATTAAAGGTACAGCCTGTATCATTAAAGAAATGCTTTCGGATTGTGTGGAATTGCCGGGCTGCGAAGCGGTGACCGCGGATAAAAAGGCTTATGCCGAAGCGGCAAAAGTCATTCATGGGAGCAATGATCCCTTTAACCCAAGGCCATTTATCCAGGCGACCGGCAACCGGTACCTGTGCCAGAATCCGCCGCAGATGCCGCTGACCGAGGCAGAGATGGACGAAATCTACGGACTGCCCTATACCTTTCGCCAGTGCGAAAGCTCGCTGGGAGACGGCGCGATTCCGGGAATTGAGGAAATAAAATTCAGTATTACAGCCAACAGGGGCTGTTTTGGGAATTGTCATTTCTGTGCCCTTGCCATTCATCAGGGGCGGTATATCCAAAAGCGAAGCAAGGCCTCCATTGTGGCCGAAGCAAAACGCATGATTAAAGATCCGGATTTTAAGGGCTATATCCATGATATCGGCGGTCCAACCGCTAATTTCAGAAATCCGGCCTGTGAAAAACAGAAAACAAAGGGCGTCTGCCCGCACAGGGAGTGTCTGTTTCCCAAGCCCTGCGAAAATCTGGACACGGACGAAAGTGAATATCTGGAGGTGCTGCGGGCAGTAAGGCAGCTGCCGGGCGTCAAGAAAGTATTTGTCCGCTCCGGCATTCGTTACGATTTTCTCCTGAAGGACAAAAATAAAAGCTTTTTTAAAGAGCTGGTGAAATACCACGTCAGCGGACAGCTGCGGGTAGCGCCAGAGCATGTGGCGGGGTCTGTGCTCCGCAGCATGGGAAAACCGGACTTTTCGGTTTATGAGCGTTTTCACCGGGAATTTGTCCAGTATGATAAACAGTTCAAGACCAATCAATTTGTGGTTCCTTATTTTATAACCGGCCACCCAGGCTGCACCCTGAGCGATGCCATCACCCTGAGTGAGTATATCCGGGACCATGGCGCTGTGCCCGAGCAGGTGCAGGATTTCTATCCGACGCCAGGCAGCATTGCCACAGCCATGTATTATACAGGCTATAATCCCTTTACCATGGAGTCCATGCATATTCCAAAGGACAGGGAAAAGCTGATGCAGCGCGCGTTGATCCAGTATAATCGGCCGGAGAACTACAAGCTGGTTCATGAGGCTTTGATAAAGGCCGGCCGGAGGGACCTGATCGGCAGCCACAAAGAGGCGCTGATCCCCGAAAAACCCCGCGGCGCAAAAATGGCCGGGGGAAAGGCTCCAGAGAAAAAGCCGGGAACCAAAGGTAAAAATAAAAGAAAAAATGGTGGTAAAAATGGAAATGGAAAAAAAACTAACCGAATCAATTGA
- a CDS encoding metal-dependent transcriptional regulator — protein sequence MEMEKKLTESIEDYIETIYLDFSQDNRGVRITDLAQAMGVSKASANDAVKKLKSLGYVEHERYGQIYLTDSGEAMGIKIYEKHCIITKFLNQVLDVSPKVAENDACCIEHIISDETFEKMKAYLKDSE from the coding sequence ATGGAAATGGAAAAAAAACTAACCGAATCAATTGAAGACTATATTGAAACCATATATTTGGATTTTTCACAGGATAATCGGGGCGTCCGCATCACCGACCTTGCCCAGGCCATGGGGGTGAGCAAGGCCAGTGCCAACGACGCTGTCAAAAAGCTGAAATCCCTGGGCTATGTAGAGCATGAACGCTATGGCCAGATCTATCTGACCGACAGCGGCGAGGCCATGGGCATCAAAATCTATGAAAAACACTGCATTATTACCAAGTTTTTAAACCAGGTTCTGGATGTCAGCCCCAAGGTGGCAGAAAATGACGCCTGCTGTATTGAGCATATCATCAGCGATGAAACCTTTGAAAAGATGAAAGCCTATCTGAAGGATAGCGAATAA
- the rlmD gene encoding 23S rRNA (uracil(1939)-C(5))-methyltransferase RlmD — protein MKIKERITIVLEDITHSGEGVGRVDNMIVFVDGGVPGDTVEIEITAIKKTYMTGKILKLIIPSGKRQEPPCPYFGRCGGCQLLQVQYDAQLAIKHKIVTDALERIGGIKDVPVNAVIGMETPYRYRNKAQFKISGKGVGFFAKRSHQIVPIEDCLTQPESCVQVIETFNALLKDGCFELYDEQQHTGFLRGIVQRTNEQGENMIVIVGNGKKLKHKDKILQAITERIPDVRSVYLNVNTTRGNAVLGRENHLLLGTPQIEERIGDLSFLISPNSFFQVNTRQTKVLYDLVKRMAALTGAETLFDLYCGTGTIGLYLAREAAQVYGIEIVENAVLDAQENAERNQIENIRFIQGKSETEAPKLADEGIHPDVIVLDPPRKGCDPALLEMIKNLAVPKVVYVSCNPSTLARDLKILREYGYQVQEVQPVDLFPGTGHVETVCSLTQK, from the coding sequence TTGAAGATAAAAGAGAGAATCACCATCGTGTTAGAGGATATTACCCATAGCGGCGAGGGCGTTGGCCGGGTCGACAATATGATCGTATTTGTGGACGGCGGCGTGCCGGGCGACACGGTGGAAATTGAGATAACAGCTATCAAAAAGACCTATATGACCGGAAAGATTTTAAAATTGATTATCCCTTCCGGGAAACGGCAGGAGCCGCCGTGCCCTTATTTTGGCCGCTGCGGCGGCTGCCAGCTCCTGCAGGTGCAGTACGATGCCCAGCTTGCCATCAAGCATAAAATCGTCACCGACGCACTGGAAAGAATCGGCGGGATTAAGGACGTTCCGGTAAACGCCGTGATCGGCATGGAGACGCCATACCGCTACCGCAATAAAGCCCAGTTTAAAATCAGCGGTAAAGGCGTGGGCTTTTTCGCCAAGCGAAGCCATCAGATCGTCCCCATCGAAGACTGCCTGACCCAGCCCGAAAGCTGTGTACAGGTCATTGAAACCTTTAACGCGCTGTTGAAAGACGGCTGCTTTGAGCTTTACGACGAGCAGCAGCATACAGGCTTTTTGAGAGGAATTGTCCAGAGAACCAACGAGCAGGGCGAAAATATGATTGTGATCGTGGGAAACGGAAAAAAACTCAAGCATAAAGATAAAATTCTTCAGGCCATTACCGAGAGAATTCCAGACGTGCGCTCCGTCTACCTGAATGTCAATACTACCAGAGGGAACGCCGTGCTGGGCAGAGAAAACCACCTGCTGCTGGGCACACCGCAGATTGAGGAGCGCATTGGCGATCTGAGCTTTCTGATCTCGCCCAATTCCTTTTTCCAGGTGAATACCCGCCAGACAAAGGTGCTGTATGATCTGGTGAAAAGGATGGCCGCCTTAACCGGTGCCGAAACACTTTTCGACCTTTATTGCGGCACAGGCACCATCGGTCTGTACCTGGCCCGCGAAGCCGCCCAGGTCTATGGCATCGAGATTGTGGAAAACGCCGTCCTCGACGCCCAGGAGAACGCTGAGCGCAACCAGATCGAAAATATCCGCTTTATCCAGGGAAAATCCGAAACAGAAGCCCCGAAATTGGCAGACGAAGGCATCCACCCCGATGTCATTGTCCTCGACCCGCCCAGAAAAGGCTGCGACCCCGCGCTCCTGGAAATGATCAAAAACCTGGCAGTCCCCAAAGTCGTCTACGTTTCCTGCAACCCCTCTACCCTGGCCCGCGACCTGAAAATTCTGCGTGAGTATGGGTATCAGGTGCAGGAGGTACAGCCTGTGGATTTGTTTCCTGGGACGGGGCATGTGGAGACGGTATGTTCGTTGACTCAAAAATAA